Part of the Rhabdothermincola salaria genome is shown below.
TCGGCCACACCGTCAGGGTCGTGGCCCCGGTCAGGTAGAGGTCGATGGCGATGGGCTCGTCGGGGCTGTACCGAGCGCCCGCCCAGAGGTCCGCCGCCGGCTCGGGCCGGATGAGCAGTGCCCCCAGGGCGAAGGGCGCGGCAAGCATCAGCGCGAGCAGCACACCCAAGAGCCATCCCGGGTCGACGGTGATCGCCATGTAGACGGCCACGACGAAGAAGCTCCCAAACATGGCGGCGGCCGCGACCACGAGCAGTCGACGGATACCTCGCTTGGTCATGACGGCTCACCTCACGGGGCGACCCTCGTTCCGGGAGAGGTCCGACGGGCCTCGTCGCGTCCGAGCGAGCGCTCGCCCGAGACCATCCTCACCCCGTCCGCCCGAGGCGGCCACGGCCCTGCGACGGGCGCCGACCGGGCCCTTGGTCATGGCGACGTGAGCTTCACCGCCGTCAGCGCGCCCAGCAACGCCATCAGGGCCAGCATCCTCGGGATGGTGGCCGGGTCCTGGTGCACGACCATCCCGGCGACCACCGTCCCGGCGACGGCCGCTCCCGTCCAGACCGCGTAGGCGGTCCCGATGGGGATGGTGCGAGATGCGTACTCCAGGCCGGCCAGGCTCACCACCATGCACAACAGCACCACCGCCGTGGGTACCGGGCGCCGGAACCCACCGGTCGCAGGCAACACCGAGGCCCACCCCACCTCGAACAGACCGGCGATCACCAACACGATCCACGCCACGACGAAGCCTCCTGCGTGCCCGTCGTGCCGGCCGGTACGGGACGCCCCTCGTCGGGGACCGCCACCTCGGCGGTCCGTCCTCCAGTCAACCTCGACCCGTCGTCGACGACAACCCCTGCGGCACCCACCCGGGCCCGCTCCGGTAGCGTCCCGCGCCGTGGCCACCCTGGACCAGCCCCGATGATCTTCGAGACCCGCCGGCACCGGATGCGCCGCGAACGCTACGAAGCCGGCTTCCTGCCCGAGTGGCGCGAGCTGCTCGGCCGCAAGGTCGGCCACTGGAACCACCTCGACGACGACGAGCGGGCCCGCCTCGAGGCGCTGGCCCTGTCGATCATCGCCGAGAAGGACTGGGAGGCGGCCAACGGCTTCGCCCTCACCGACGAGATCATGGTGGTGATCGCCAGCCAAGCCGCCCTCTTGGTCCTGGGGCTGCCCGACGACCCCTACCGGGACGTCCACTCGATCCTCGTGCACCCCACGACCATGGTCCGCGAAGGCCCCCACTCCCAGGTCGGTGGGCTGATGTCCGACGCCCCCATGGCCATCCTCGGCCAAGCCGTCTACCAGGGCCCGGTGGTGATCGCGTGGGACACCGCCCTCGCCGAGGCCCGGCACCCGGGACGGGGCCACAACGTGGTGTTCCACGAGTTCGCCCACAAGCTCGACATGCTCGACGGCACGGTGGACGGCACCCCGCCCTTGGCCACCCAGGAGCAGCACGACGAGTGGGTGCGGGTGTGCACCGACGTCTATCACCAGGTCGAGGAGGGCCGCGGCGGACGGGCCTTGCGCTCCTACGCCGGTGTGAACCCCGGGGAGTTCTTCGCGGTGGCCACCGAGGTGTTCTTCGACGCGCCGGCGGCGCTGGCCGAGGAGCACCCCGACCTCTACGACGTACTGCGCGGCTTCTACCGCCAGGACCCCCTCACCCGCCTCTCGCCCGCCCGCCCCTGAGGGGCCGGAACGGTCCGAGCGGCAACGGGTCTCAGGTGCCCACGATCGTCGGGGCCTCACCGAAGGGGGAGCCGAAGCGCTCGCACCAGATCACGACCGACCGCATGCTGGACAGGTCGAGGTCGGCGGGGATCTCGTAGTTCTGGTTGCCGATGTTGC
Proteins encoded:
- a CDS encoding zinc-dependent peptidase, with the translated sequence MIFETRRHRMRRERYEAGFLPEWRELLGRKVGHWNHLDDDERARLEALALSIIAEKDWEAANGFALTDEIMVVIASQAALLVLGLPDDPYRDVHSILVHPTTMVREGPHSQVGGLMSDAPMAILGQAVYQGPVVIAWDTALAEARHPGRGHNVVFHEFAHKLDMLDGTVDGTPPLATQEQHDEWVRVCTDVYHQVEEGRGGRALRSYAGVNPGEFFAVATEVFFDAPAALAEEHPDLYDVLRGFYRQDPLTRLSPARP
- a CDS encoding DMT family transporter, yielding MAWIVLVIAGLFEVGWASVLPATGGFRRPVPTAVVLLCMVVSLAGLEYASRTIPIGTAYAVWTGAAVAGTVVAGMVVHQDPATIPRMLALMALLGALTAVKLTSP